Proteins encoded within one genomic window of Nitrosarchaeum sp.:
- a CDS encoding CxxC-x17-CxxC domain-containing protein, translating to MDLYKAKYSDKKFDRHSKPDQTLSRNSKDDMPSRSFRNSRYERPSRDRYSRDERKPEMHTVTCGDCGDECQIPFEPKFNRPVYCSKCFQKNKPQESRDRYSRDEPRSRDRYSRDEPRSRDRYSRDEPRSRDRYSRDEPRS from the coding sequence AAAGCAAAATATTCTGATAAAAAATTCGATCGACATTCTAAACCTGATCAAACTTTGAGTAGAAATTCTAAAGATGATATGCCCTCACGTTCTTTTCGAAATTCTAGATATGAAAGACCATCTCGAGATAGATATTCTAGAGATGAAAGAAAACCTGAAATGCATACTGTAACATGTGGTGATTGTGGAGATGAATGCCAAATACCATTTGAACCAAAATTTAACAGACCTGTTTATTGCAGTAAATGTTTTCAAAAAAATAAACCACAAGAGTCTCGAGATAGATATTCCAGAGATGAACCAAGATCTCGAGATAGATATTCCAGAGATGAACCAAGATCTCGAGATAGATATTCCAGAGATGAACCAAGATCTCGAGATAGATATTCCAGAGATGAACCAAGATCTC